One window of the Populus trichocarpa isolate Nisqually-1 chromosome 9, P.trichocarpa_v4.1, whole genome shotgun sequence genome contains the following:
- the LOC7490027 gene encoding B3 domain-containing protein Os01g0234100 → MAVLQVNKQKEKRGRAPKVNGIKKVPSNLSVKSESHTSKRAKIDDLYDNEEVKSDVMMRAKEIQSNLSPELPSIIKHMLPSNVTRVFWLHFPKRFCEAYLPKEDTMIVLEDERGKIYETKYLARKVGLSAGWRGFSIDHKIMEGDVLIFHLVEPAKFKVYIVRVNDSEEVDGALALLKLEAGVKQMGPINSSEVDGALGLLKLEAAIKQMTPINEAVHVEKLSKVSEEMEDLDFEHLSLDNPEKNNEKNVKLACLTTFGPISDLYEYESEDLGSETTDGIRLSKSAVDFKEVKCFEDFDILVNGLVISSELSKPLQTKYYKLCCSQNSFLHDHLLDGLNCKLVVGMLSETINIADAIRASKLTNSLESFAIWEKTLKAFEGLGMNVGFLLARLGQLMHLSAKSKRYEEATLQRVNAKEEMTTLKAKLLEVKDTINRLGVEIEKLVVDSENLELKFQEVAKAPW, encoded by the exons ATGGCTGTTCTTCAAGTAAACAAACAGAAG GAAAAGCGAGGAAGGGCACCGAAAGTGAATGGAATAAAAAAG GTACCGAGTAACCTTTCTGTGAAGTCTGAAAG CCACACATCGAAGAGAGCCAAAATTGATGACCTATATGATAATGAGGAAGTTAAATCTGATGTCATGATGCGAGCGAAAGAAATTCAATCTAATCTATCACCTGAACTCCCTAGCATCATAAAGCATATGCTACCCTCGAATGTTACCAGAGTATTTTGGCTG CATTTTCCTAAGAGATTTTGTGAAGCATATTTGCCGAAAGAGGACACTATGATTGTTTTGGAAGATGAAAGGGGAAAAATTTATGAAACAAAATATCTTGCACGCAAGGTGGGCCTCAGTGCTGGATGGAGAGGGTTCTCCATCGATCACAAAATAATGGAGGGAGATGTTCTGATTTTTCATTTAGTCGAGCCTGCCAAATTCAAG GTCTACATTGTGAGAGTAAATGATTCAGAAGAAGTGGATGGTGCTCTTGCCCTTTTGAAATTGGAAGCTGGTGTCAAACAAATGGGTCCTA TCAATAGTTCAGAAGTGGATGGTGCCCTTGGCCTTTTAAAATTGGAAGCTGCTATTAAACAAATGACTCCTA TCAATGAAGCAGTTCATGTAGAAAAACTGAGCAAGGTAAGCGAAGAGATGGAAGATCTGGATTTCGAACATCTATCGCTTGACAATCCTGAAAAGAACAATGAAAAGAACGTCAAGTTGGCCTGTCTTACCACCTTTGGGCCTATATCAGATCTTTATGAATATGAAAGTGAAGATCTTGGCTCGGAAACTACAGATGGAATCAGATTGTCAAAATCTGCTGTTGATTTTAAAGAAGTGAAATGTTTCGAGGATTTTGACATTCTTGTAAATGGCTTAGTAATTAGCAGTGAGCTCTCCAAACCCCTTCAAACCAAGTATTATAAGCTTTGCTGCAGTCAAAATTCCTTTCTCCATGACCATCTTCTTGATGGCCTTAACTGTAAACTGGTTGTTGGAATGCTTTCCGAGACTATCAATATTGCAGATGCCATTAGAGCTTCAAAGCTTACTAATTCTCTGGAAAGCTTTGCAATTTGGGAGAAGACTCTGAAAGCCTTTGAAGGCTTAGGAATGAATGTCGGTTTTTTGCTTGCTAGGTTGGGACAGCTTATGCATCTATCTGCTAAATCAAAGAGGTATGAGGAAGCTACTCTGCAAAGAGTGAACGCCAAGGAGGAGATGACAACTCTTAAGGCAAAGCTTTTGGAAGTGAAAGACACTATAAATAGGCTAGGCGTTGAGATTGAGAAATTAGTGGTGGATTCTGAGAATCTAGAGCTTAAGTTCCAAGAAGTGGCTAAAGCCCCATGGTGA
- the LOC7490026 gene encoding B3 domain-containing protein Os01g0234100 isoform X2, with product MDAKEDQNTSPKPQLPISNPVPLNTYPRIRRRKPNMSKIKLTQIHEKSPEPEYKTGHELVLYDKSGESREPRSRKRKKDAFSVFYDSTETKSPAMELAEEIRTNLEAAYPSFAKTLVRSNVTVGFWMHLPMRFCKMHLPKNDTTVFLENESGEEYILNYIAERTALSGGWKAFCAANNLHEGDVLVFHLVKPSRFKVYIVKGNGSSQGDGEFGIPSSEPAEKDVKSSKKAEPLKLLPVGHQEENNQENGLIAVENNKGYVADQSENESEDRASETLRVIKLSGPTVDFNNVKGIENFRILLNGFAIDSELSEHHRTKYYELCRSQSSFLHSNLLNSINHKLAVEIIIGTVDISEGIRSSKLSSSQADYGVWDKTLKGFELLGMKVGFLRERLSRLMSLALESEEAMESECREVRLEQARVDEEMKSLELRLLKLKETRERLDDEMEILKENAEKHELTFQEAVNAPW from the exons ATGGATGCCAAAGAGGACCAAAACACTTCCCCTAAACCTCAGCTTCCAATATCCAACCCAGTTCCCCTTAATACTTATCCCAGG ATTAGGAGAAGGAAGCCAAATATGTCCAAGATAAAGCTGACCCAGATCCATGAGAAGTCTCCAGAACCTGAGTACAAGACTGGTCATGAACTC GTGTTGTATGATAAATCAGGGGAATCAAGGGAGCCTAGAAG CCGCAAGCGAAAGAAAGACGCATTCAGTGTATTCTATGATAGTACTGAAACTAAGTCTCCTGCTATGGAACTGGCAGAGGAGATTCGGACAAATTTAGAAGCAGCATATCCTAGCTTTGCAAAAACTTTGGTCCGGTCAAATGTGACTGTTGGGTTTTGGATG CATCTTCCCATGCGGTTCTGCAAAATGCATTTGCCAAAGAATGATACAACAGTTTTTCTGGAGAATGAAAGTGGGGAAGAATACATACTGAATTACATTGCAGAAAGAACAGCACTGAGTGGTGGATGGAAAGCATTCTGTGCTGCAAACAATTTACATGAGGGTGATGTTCTTGTTTTCCATTTAGTGAAACCTTCAAGATTTAAG GTGTACATTGTAAAAGGAAATGGTTCTTCCCAAGGAGATGGGGAGTTTGGCATTCCAAGTTCAG AGCCAGCTGAAAAAGATGTAAAAAGCAGTAAAAAGGCCGAGCCATTGAAGCTTCTTCCAGTTGGCCATCAGGAAGAGAATAATCAAGAGAATGGCCTGATCGCAGTGGAAAATAATAAAGGCTATGTTGCAGATCAATCTGAGAATGAAAGTGAAGATCGTGCCTCTGAAACTCTGCGAGTCATCAAACTTTCAGGACCCACTGTTGATTTTAATAATGTAAAAGGCATTGAGAATTTCAGAATTCTTTTAAACGGTTTTGCTATAGACTCTGAGCTCTCTGAACATCATCGGACTAAGTACTATGAGCTATGTCGCTCACAGAGCTCATTTCTGCACAGCAATCTTCTCAACAGTATTAATCATAAATTGGCAGTTGAGATAATAATTGGGACCGTGGACATTTCAGAGGGGATTAGATCTTCAAAGCTTTCCAGCTCTCAAGCTGATTATGGAGTTTGGGACAAGACTTTGAAAGGATTTGAGCTGTTGGGCATGAAAGTTGGATTTTTGCGTGAGAGGTTGAGCCGGCTAATGAGTCTTGCTCTGGAATCAGAAGAGGCAATGGAATCAGAATGCAGAGAAGTTAGACTTGAGCAAGCTCGTGTAGATGAGGAGATGAAAAGCCTTGAATTGAGgcttttgaaattgaaggaGACAAGGGAAAGACTTGATGATGAGATGGAGATTCTGAAGGAGAATGCCGAGAAGCATGAGCTTACGTTTCAGGAAGCGGTCAACGCCCCGTGGTAA
- the LOC7490025 gene encoding uncharacterized protein LOC7490025 isoform X1, which yields MFGGGSVYWGRKESESKGIVVIFAWISIHEKHLNSYLDLYSSLGWNSLVSHADFLSAFYPERALSLAYILLNELVEDLRVRPCPVIFVAFSGGSKACMYKVFQIIQGTCEGHLNMDECRLVKNCISGHIYDSSPIDFTSDVAAQFSLHPAIQRMPGPSKFMSWVAKGLASGLDGLYLTRFEFQRAEYWQTLYSSIDVGAPYLILCSENDDLAPYVVISKFVHRLKDLGGDVKLVKWNHSPHIAKMIPSSDVSGHYQHNPIQYRAAVTNLLDKAPSVYYRRIQQLREGIGLDSMHDEMSELICDLQKAAVNSNQSFRRVAVGPGDHFFVPSSAEYCNSRKPESLQDERKERSIYLPNHPSISAHSVLGQVLFDACVPKKIEGWDIRFSGSLNGQPIASAQRRHSPFHGIKFTRRSRL from the exons ATGTTTGGTGGTGGTAGTGTTTACTGGGGAAGGAAAGAAAGTGAATCGAAAGGAATTGTGGTTATATTCGCATGGATTTCGATTCATGAGAAACATTTGAACAGTTACTTGGATTTGTATTCCTCTCTTGGTTGGAATTCCCTTGTTTCTCATGCCGATTTCCTCTCCGc ATTTTATCCTGAAAGGGCTTTGTCACTGGCATATATTCTCCTCAATGAGCTTGTTGAG GATCTAAGGGTTAGGCCATGTCCAGTTATATTTGTTGCTTTCTCTGGTGGTTCGAAAGCTTGCATGTACAAGGTTTTTCAG ATTATTCAAGGAACATGTGAAGGTCATCTTAATATG GACGAATGTCGATTGGTTAAGAACTGCATTTCTGGGCATATCTATGACTCTAGCCCGATAGATTTTACAAGTGATGTGGCTGCCCAATTTTCTCTACATCCTGCAATTCAAAGAATGCCTGGTCCATCAAAATTCATGTCTTGGGTTGCAAAAGGCCTTGCTTCTGGACTAGATGGTTTATACCTCACAAGGTTTGAATTCCAACGTGCTGAGTATTGGCAGACTCTGTACTCTTCAATC GACGTGGGTGCTCCATATCTAATTTTATGCTCAGAGAATGATGACCTTGCACCTTATGTTGTTATCTCCAAATTTGTTCATCGTCTAAAAGATCTTGGTGGAGATGTTAAGCTTGTAAAGTGGAATCATTCACCTCACATAG CCAAAATGATTCCATCCAGTGACGTTTCAGGTCATTACCAGCACAATCCAATCCAGTACAGGGCTGCAGTGACCAATTTGCTTGACAAGGCTCCTTCTGTTTATTATCGTAGGATCCAACAACTCAGAGAGGGAATTGGCTTGGACAGTATGCACGATGAGATGTCCGAATTAATATGTGACCTACAGAAAGCTGCTGTTAACTCAAACCAAAGCTTCAGAAGAGTTGCTGTTGGGCCAGGTGACCACTTCTTTGTGCCCAGTTCAGCAGAATATTGCAATAGTAGAAAGCCAGAATCCCTCCAAgatgaaaggaaagaaagatcAATTTATCTGCCCAACCATCCTAGTATTAGTGCTCACAGTGTACTTGGCCAGGTCCTCTTTGATGCATGTGTCCCGAAGAAAATTGAAGGTTGGGATATTAGATTTTCTGGTTCTCTGAACGGGCAGCCAATTGCTTCTGCCCAGAGGAGACACTCACCTTTTCATGGTATCAAATTCACTCGTCGCTCAAGATTATAA
- the LOC7490026 gene encoding B3 domain-containing protein Os01g0234100 isoform X1 has translation MDAKEDQNTSPKPQLPISNPVPLNTYPRIRRRKPNMSKIKLTQIHEKSPEPEYKTGHELVLYDKSGESREPRSRKRKKDAFSVFYDSTETKSPAMELAEEIRTNLEAAYPSFAKTLVRSNVTVGFWMHLPMRFCKMHLPKNDTTVFLENESGEEYILNYIAERTALSGGWKAFCAANNLHEGDVLVFHLVKPSRFKVYIVKGNGSSQGDGEFGIPSSGAYGKEIISEPAEKDVKSSKKAEPLKLLPVGHQEENNQENGLIAVENNKGYVADQSENESEDRASETLRVIKLSGPTVDFNNVKGIENFRILLNGFAIDSELSEHHRTKYYELCRSQSSFLHSNLLNSINHKLAVEIIIGTVDISEGIRSSKLSSSQADYGVWDKTLKGFELLGMKVGFLRERLSRLMSLALESEEAMESECREVRLEQARVDEEMKSLELRLLKLKETRERLDDEMEILKENAEKHELTFQEAVNAPW, from the exons ATGGATGCCAAAGAGGACCAAAACACTTCCCCTAAACCTCAGCTTCCAATATCCAACCCAGTTCCCCTTAATACTTATCCCAGG ATTAGGAGAAGGAAGCCAAATATGTCCAAGATAAAGCTGACCCAGATCCATGAGAAGTCTCCAGAACCTGAGTACAAGACTGGTCATGAACTC GTGTTGTATGATAAATCAGGGGAATCAAGGGAGCCTAGAAG CCGCAAGCGAAAGAAAGACGCATTCAGTGTATTCTATGATAGTACTGAAACTAAGTCTCCTGCTATGGAACTGGCAGAGGAGATTCGGACAAATTTAGAAGCAGCATATCCTAGCTTTGCAAAAACTTTGGTCCGGTCAAATGTGACTGTTGGGTTTTGGATG CATCTTCCCATGCGGTTCTGCAAAATGCATTTGCCAAAGAATGATACAACAGTTTTTCTGGAGAATGAAAGTGGGGAAGAATACATACTGAATTACATTGCAGAAAGAACAGCACTGAGTGGTGGATGGAAAGCATTCTGTGCTGCAAACAATTTACATGAGGGTGATGTTCTTGTTTTCCATTTAGTGAAACCTTCAAGATTTAAG GTGTACATTGTAAAAGGAAATGGTTCTTCCCAAGGAGATGGGGAGTTTGGCATTCCAAGTTCAGGTGCTTATGGAAAAGAAATCATCTCTG AGCCAGCTGAAAAAGATGTAAAAAGCAGTAAAAAGGCCGAGCCATTGAAGCTTCTTCCAGTTGGCCATCAGGAAGAGAATAATCAAGAGAATGGCCTGATCGCAGTGGAAAATAATAAAGGCTATGTTGCAGATCAATCTGAGAATGAAAGTGAAGATCGTGCCTCTGAAACTCTGCGAGTCATCAAACTTTCAGGACCCACTGTTGATTTTAATAATGTAAAAGGCATTGAGAATTTCAGAATTCTTTTAAACGGTTTTGCTATAGACTCTGAGCTCTCTGAACATCATCGGACTAAGTACTATGAGCTATGTCGCTCACAGAGCTCATTTCTGCACAGCAATCTTCTCAACAGTATTAATCATAAATTGGCAGTTGAGATAATAATTGGGACCGTGGACATTTCAGAGGGGATTAGATCTTCAAAGCTTTCCAGCTCTCAAGCTGATTATGGAGTTTGGGACAAGACTTTGAAAGGATTTGAGCTGTTGGGCATGAAAGTTGGATTTTTGCGTGAGAGGTTGAGCCGGCTAATGAGTCTTGCTCTGGAATCAGAAGAGGCAATGGAATCAGAATGCAGAGAAGTTAGACTTGAGCAAGCTCGTGTAGATGAGGAGATGAAAAGCCTTGAATTGAGgcttttgaaattgaaggaGACAAGGGAAAGACTTGATGATGAGATGGAGATTCTGAAGGAGAATGCCGAGAAGCATGAGCTTACGTTTCAGGAAGCGGTCAACGCCCCGTGGTAA
- the LOC7490024 gene encoding cyclin-dependent kinase inhibitor 7, with product MGESARNSKRIAETGILESSVTSFSKKMKFDFDEFSLPSFNFKLQAHLCTTMSPENLISSAASSNSDRFITGNSSCGDSPVSCCSSNESIKVVKDSLRFIDLEAKSSETESSTCNDRKFSRDTTPSSEFHGMYSPAAVEKKENSHRRKSPAVKMPSQAEIDAFFAGAEREEQKRFAEKYNYDVVKDLPVEGRYQWICLKPQRKIEN from the exons atggGAGAGAGCGCGAGGAATAGTAAGCGAATAGCTGAAACTGGAATTCTAGAATCTTCAGTCACAAGTTTCtctaagaaaatgaaatttgattttgacgAGTTTAGCTTACCTTCGTTTAATTTCAAGCTCCAAGCTCATCTTTGCACCACTATGTCACCGGAAAATTTGATTTCTTCGGCGGCTTCATCGAATTCTGATCGCTTTATAACCGGCAATTCCAGCTGTGGCGACTCTCCGGTTTCCTGCTGCTCCAGCAATGAATCGATCAAGGTTGTGAAGGACAGCTTGAGGTTTATAGATCTGGAG GCGAAGAGTTCCGAAACGGAAAGCTCGACGTGCAATGACAGGAAATTCag TAGAGACACCACTCCTTCAAGCGAGTTTCACGGGATGTACTCGCCGGCAGCCGTGGAGAAGAAAGAGAATTCTCACAGGAGAAAGTCACCGGCTGTGAAAATGCCGAGTCAGGCTGAGATCGATGCGTTTTTCGCGGGGGCAGAGAGAGAGGAGCAGAAAAGATTTGCAGAGAA GTACAACTACGATGTTGTGAAGGATTTGCCAGTGGAGGGTCGCTACCAGTGGATTTGTTTGAAGCCACAGAGGAAAATAGAGAATTGA
- the LOC7490025 gene encoding uncharacterized protein LOC7490025 isoform X2 → MFGGGSVYWGRKESESKGIVVIFAWISIHEKHLNSYLDLYSSLGWNSLVSHADFLSAFYPERALSLAYILLNELVEDLRVRPCPVIFVAFSGGSKACMYKVFQIIQGTCEGHLNMDECRLVKNCISGHIYDSSPIDFTSDVAAQFSLHPAIQRMPGPSKFMSWVAKGLASGLDGLYLTRFEFQRAEYWQTLYSSIDVGAPYLILCSENDDLAPYVVISKFVHRLKDLGGDVKLVKWNHSPHIGHYQHNPIQYRAAVTNLLDKAPSVYYRRIQQLREGIGLDSMHDEMSELICDLQKAAVNSNQSFRRVAVGPGDHFFVPSSAEYCNSRKPESLQDERKERSIYLPNHPSISAHSVLGQVLFDACVPKKIEGWDIRFSGSLNGQPIASAQRRHSPFHGIKFTRRSRL, encoded by the exons ATGTTTGGTGGTGGTAGTGTTTACTGGGGAAGGAAAGAAAGTGAATCGAAAGGAATTGTGGTTATATTCGCATGGATTTCGATTCATGAGAAACATTTGAACAGTTACTTGGATTTGTATTCCTCTCTTGGTTGGAATTCCCTTGTTTCTCATGCCGATTTCCTCTCCGc ATTTTATCCTGAAAGGGCTTTGTCACTGGCATATATTCTCCTCAATGAGCTTGTTGAG GATCTAAGGGTTAGGCCATGTCCAGTTATATTTGTTGCTTTCTCTGGTGGTTCGAAAGCTTGCATGTACAAGGTTTTTCAG ATTATTCAAGGAACATGTGAAGGTCATCTTAATATG GACGAATGTCGATTGGTTAAGAACTGCATTTCTGGGCATATCTATGACTCTAGCCCGATAGATTTTACAAGTGATGTGGCTGCCCAATTTTCTCTACATCCTGCAATTCAAAGAATGCCTGGTCCATCAAAATTCATGTCTTGGGTTGCAAAAGGCCTTGCTTCTGGACTAGATGGTTTATACCTCACAAGGTTTGAATTCCAACGTGCTGAGTATTGGCAGACTCTGTACTCTTCAATC GACGTGGGTGCTCCATATCTAATTTTATGCTCAGAGAATGATGACCTTGCACCTTATGTTGTTATCTCCAAATTTGTTCATCGTCTAAAAGATCTTGGTGGAGATGTTAAGCTTGTAAAGTGGAATCATTCACCTCACATAG GTCATTACCAGCACAATCCAATCCAGTACAGGGCTGCAGTGACCAATTTGCTTGACAAGGCTCCTTCTGTTTATTATCGTAGGATCCAACAACTCAGAGAGGGAATTGGCTTGGACAGTATGCACGATGAGATGTCCGAATTAATATGTGACCTACAGAAAGCTGCTGTTAACTCAAACCAAAGCTTCAGAAGAGTTGCTGTTGGGCCAGGTGACCACTTCTTTGTGCCCAGTTCAGCAGAATATTGCAATAGTAGAAAGCCAGAATCCCTCCAAgatgaaaggaaagaaagatcAATTTATCTGCCCAACCATCCTAGTATTAGTGCTCACAGTGTACTTGGCCAGGTCCTCTTTGATGCATGTGTCCCGAAGAAAATTGAAGGTTGGGATATTAGATTTTCTGGTTCTCTGAACGGGCAGCCAATTGCTTCTGCCCAGAGGAGACACTCACCTTTTCATGGTATCAAATTCACTCGTCGCTCAAGATTATAA